In Sporichthya polymorpha DSM 43042, a genomic segment contains:
- a CDS encoding acyl-CoA dehydrogenase family protein gives MTTLDGERRSDTGTATEAAFRDQLRAFLAEHGPGKRPADPADRLAWQKGWMETLCEHGFAAPSWPKKFGGMDLPFDLQVVYAEEFARARVPAPLGTGLGIVAPTIIKFGTPDQQDRWLRPMLRGDKIWAQGFSEPGAGSDLPSLRTSARRDGDHYVVNGQKVWTTKAVGADMLYALVRTGAPDSRQDGISYLMIDLHSPGVTVRPLPDITGEAEFAEVFLDDVRVPVADRLGPENGAWPLVRNSLGHERAAGAMNQATMYRRVVDELVELARDQGRAAEPHIRAGLVDFDIRVRMMRYFAMRVISDIRTKGELGPASSVSRLWITAFEQELHEFAVDLLGPFGVLGRGDELSVQRNRWTTGFLKTRASTIGTGTTEVQKNAVAEQILSLPYDPAMPPR, from the coding sequence ATGACCACCCTGGATGGCGAGCGTCGCTCGGACACCGGTACGGCCACGGAAGCCGCGTTCCGTGATCAGCTTCGGGCATTCCTCGCCGAGCATGGACCGGGTAAGCGGCCAGCCGACCCGGCCGACCGGCTGGCCTGGCAGAAGGGCTGGATGGAAACGCTGTGTGAGCACGGTTTCGCGGCACCGAGTTGGCCCAAGAAGTTCGGCGGCATGGATTTGCCGTTCGATCTGCAGGTCGTGTACGCCGAGGAGTTTGCGCGCGCGCGCGTTCCCGCGCCGCTCGGGACCGGCCTAGGAATCGTGGCTCCCACCATCATCAAGTTCGGAACACCTGACCAGCAGGATCGTTGGCTGCGACCGATGCTGCGGGGTGACAAGATCTGGGCGCAGGGATTCTCCGAGCCGGGCGCCGGATCGGACCTCCCCTCGCTGCGTACCAGCGCCAGGCGCGACGGCGACCACTACGTCGTCAACGGGCAGAAGGTCTGGACGACCAAGGCCGTCGGTGCGGACATGCTGTACGCGCTGGTGCGCACCGGGGCGCCGGATTCGCGTCAGGACGGCATCAGTTACCTGATGATCGACCTGCACAGTCCTGGCGTCACGGTGCGTCCGCTGCCGGACATCACCGGTGAAGCAGAGTTCGCCGAGGTATTCCTCGATGACGTCCGGGTCCCGGTCGCTGACCGTCTCGGGCCTGAGAACGGGGCGTGGCCCCTGGTGCGGAACAGCCTCGGGCACGAACGCGCGGCCGGCGCCATGAATCAAGCCACGATGTACCGCCGGGTGGTGGATGAATTGGTCGAACTGGCGCGGGACCAAGGGCGCGCCGCAGAGCCGCACATTCGGGCTGGCTTGGTCGATTTCGATATCCGCGTGCGGATGATGCGCTATTTCGCCATGCGGGTTATCTCTGATATCCGAACGAAGGGCGAACTCGGTCCCGCTTCGTCGGTCTCGCGGTTGTGGATCACGGCGTTCGAGCAAGAGCTACACGAGTTCGCGGTCGATCTCCTCGGGCCGTTCGGCGTGCTCGGGCGCGGGGATGAACTTTCCGTGCAACGAAACCGCTGGACCACGGGCTTCCTCAAGACCCGGGCCTCCACCATCGGCACAGGGACCACCGAGGTCCAGAAGAACGCTGTCGCCGAACAGATCTTGTCGTTGCCGTATGACCCCGCCATGCCTCCTCGATAG
- a CDS encoding acyl-CoA dehydrogenase family protein, which translates to MEIAFTDEQDALRRVIRRFVDERSTSAEVRALMATDAGFDRALWKQMAEQLGLQGLGIPEEFGGSGGGSVEIGIAFEETGRGLLVSPLMSTCLLAGQALIHVADAEARETLLPGLVDGSQVATVAIAEDAGSWDLDRVAMRATHGADGWRLSGTKMFVTDGSLADLVLVVARTEAGLALFSVPGSAAGLHRRELARLDLTRPWSRLEFSAAPAVLISGTADATEALRRWQDRVLAGCASEQVGGAGRCLDMAVDYAKQRVQFGRPIGSFQAIKHKLADVLVRLEAARSAAYYVNAALDTDAADARIACALAKAYCSEAYVQAAKDNIQVHGGIGFTWEHDAHLYLKRAKLTQVLFGSSVEHRARLARLTGIEAA; encoded by the coding sequence CGAGGTCCGCGCGCTGATGGCCACGGACGCCGGGTTTGACCGAGCCTTGTGGAAGCAGATGGCCGAGCAACTCGGCCTGCAGGGCCTCGGTATCCCCGAGGAGTTCGGTGGCTCCGGAGGCGGTTCGGTCGAGATCGGGATCGCGTTTGAGGAGACGGGCCGCGGCCTGCTCGTGAGCCCGCTGATGTCCACGTGCCTGCTCGCCGGGCAGGCACTGATCCACGTCGCCGATGCCGAGGCGCGCGAGACGCTTCTGCCGGGCTTGGTTGACGGCAGCCAGGTCGCCACCGTCGCCATCGCCGAGGACGCCGGGAGCTGGGATCTCGATCGCGTTGCCATGCGCGCGACGCACGGTGCCGACGGTTGGCGCTTGAGCGGAACGAAGATGTTCGTGACCGACGGTTCGCTGGCGGATCTCGTCCTCGTCGTCGCCCGAACCGAGGCTGGTCTGGCGTTGTTCTCCGTACCCGGTTCGGCCGCGGGCCTGCACCGCCGTGAGCTTGCTCGGCTGGATCTCACGCGCCCTTGGTCACGTCTGGAGTTCTCGGCGGCGCCGGCCGTCCTGATCAGCGGGACCGCCGACGCCACCGAAGCCTTGCGGCGCTGGCAGGACCGGGTCCTTGCCGGATGCGCGAGTGAACAGGTCGGCGGCGCCGGGCGCTGTCTCGACATGGCTGTCGACTACGCGAAGCAGCGAGTCCAGTTCGGCCGGCCGATCGGATCATTCCAGGCCATCAAGCACAAGCTCGCAGACGTGCTGGTGAGGCTCGAAGCGGCGCGCTCGGCTGCGTACTACGTGAATGCGGCGCTCGACACGGACGCGGCCGACGCACGGATCGCTTGCGCGCTGGCGAAGGCTTACTGCTCGGAGGCATACGTGCAGGCAGCGAAGGACAACATTCAGGTTCACGGCGGCATCGGCTTCACCTGGGAGCACGATGCGCACCTGTACCTGAAACGAGCCAAGCTGACTCAGGTGCTGTTCGGCAGCTCTGTCGAGCACCGTGCGCGGCTTGCTCGCCTGACCGGGATCGAGGCGGCATGA